The following proteins are encoded in a genomic region of Cryptomeria japonica chromosome 11, Sugi_1.0, whole genome shotgun sequence:
- the LOC131060326 gene encoding fructokinase-like 1, chloroplastic isoform X1: MANFALQGPVFTSCCNISLKSSILEFPFHSSAFPRASPKSSSCFVPRIVPTLIKEARKDCMVRTLSPSENVTPKTAIPAVQDPLQKGNAISNSEIADPSRTATRKKAGGSTTLMEGSGSNVEIKNRRKKTPRRQDNSLEIKEDNEDDNGDFEYEWPPLVCCFGPAQNEFVPIVRVSERQMDKDMYSTWKSLQWNPPEFARAPGGSPFSVAIALARLGGRAAFMGKVGDDPLGYWMVQTMNKENVQTRGVKFDPYAATAVSYMKLTCSDGKFGMECIKPCAQDCLHSSEINIDILKEARMFHFNSMALLEQPASTLSAIKMSREFGGVIFFDPNLPMPLWRSRDETRRIIQEAWNESDVIEVTIQELDFLLDYDYFYKKRTHKHQYYSQDFNDAKGRRRSYHTTREELSPLWHDNIKILFVTDGTIRIHYYTPTFEGEVMGTEDVLVAPYTCDRTGAGDAIVAALIRKLTTQPEIYNNQAELERQLRFVVCAGIIAQWTTGTIPSFPTESATQELKEQVYVKSLW, encoded by the exons ATGGCTAACTTCGCCTTGCAAGGTCCTGTCTTCACAAGCTGTTGCAACATCTCTCTGAAATCCAGTATCCTTGAATTTCCATTTCATTCATCAGCCTTTCCCAG GGCTAGTCCTAAATCTTCCTCATGTTTTGTTCCTCGTATTGTGCCCACCCTTATTAAAGAAGCACGGAAAGATTGCATGGTAAGAACATTGTCTCCAAGTGAAAATGTCACACCAAAAACAGCTATTCCAGCTGTTCAGGATCCTCTGCAAAaag GTAATGCTATTTCAAACTCAGAGATTGCAGATCCGTCAAGGACTGCAACGAGAAAGAAAGCTGGAGGGAGTACAACTTTGATGGAGGGTAGTGGGagcaatgtagaaataaagaataGAAGAAAGAAAACTCCTAGAAGGCAAGATAACAGTCTTGAAATTAAAGAAGATAATGAAGATGATAATGGTGATTTTGAATATGAGTGGCCACCTTTAGTATGCTGTTTTGGCCCTGCACAAAATGAGTTTGTTCCCATTGTCAGGGTATCGGAAAGACAAATGGACAAAGACATGTATTCCACATGGAAATCCCTGCAGTGGAATCCTCCAGAGTTTGCCAGGGCACCAGGAGGATCACCATTTAGCGTGGCTATTGCACTGGCCAGGTTGGGAGGTAGAGCAGCATTCATGGGTAAAGTAGGAGATGATCCTTTGGGTTATTGGATGGTTCAGACTATGAATAAGGAGAATGTCCAAACTCGTGGTGTTAAATTTGACCCTTATGCAGCAACAGCAGTTTCTTATATGAAATTAACTTGCTCAGATGGGAAATTTGGAATGGAGTGCATCAAACCATGTGCGCAAGATTGTCTCCATAGCTCTGAAATAAACATTGATATATTGAAAGAG GCTAGGATGTTTCATTTCAATTCCATGGCTCTTCTTGAACAACCTGCAAGTActctttctgcaattaaaatgtcAAGAGAGTTTGGAGGAGTTATTTTTTTTGATCCAAACCTACCTATGCCACTTTGGAGATCTCGTGATGAAACAAGAAGAATTATCCAGGAAGCATGGAATGAGTCCGATGTAATTGAGGTAACCATACAAGAGTTGGACTTCTTACTTGACTATGATTATTTTTACAAAAAGAGGACTCATAAGCACCAATACTATTCACAAGATTTCAATGACGCTAAGGGGAGGAGGAGGAGTTATCATACTACAAGAGAAGAACTTTCACCATTATGGCATGATAACATAAAGATTCTTTTTGTAACTGATGGTACCATTCGGATACACTACTACACACCAACATTTGAGGGTGAAGTGATGGGGACAGAGGATGTATTGGTCGCTCCATATACATGTGATAGGACTGGTGCGGGAGATGCTATTGTAGCAG CTTTAATCAGAAAACTGACCACACAACCAGAGATTTACAATAATCAAGCTGAATTAGAGAGGCAGTTAagatttgttgtttgtgcaggaaTTATTGCACAATGGACTACAGGTACTATCCCTAGTTTTCCAACCGAAAGTGCAACACAGGAGCTGAAGGAGCAGGTATATGTAAAATCTCTATGGTAG
- the LOC131060326 gene encoding fructokinase-like 1, chloroplastic isoform X2, with amino-acid sequence MANFALQGPVFTSCCNISLKSSILEFPFHSSAFPRASPKSSSCFVPRIVPTLIKEARKDCMVRTLSPSENVTPKTAIPAVQDPLQKGNAISNSEIADPSRTATRKKAGGSTTLMEGSGSNVEIKNRRKKTPRRQDNSLEIKEDNEDDNGDFEYEWPPLVCCFGPAQNEFVPIVRVSERQMDKDMYSTWKSLQWNPPEFARAPGGSPFSVAIALARLGGRAAFMGKVGDDPLGYWMVQTMNKENVQTRGVKFDPYAATAVSYMKLTCSDGKFGMECIKPCAQDCLHSSEINIDILKEARMFHFNSMALLEQPASTLSAIKMSREFGGVIFFDPNLPMPLWRSRDETRRIIQEAWNESDVIEVTIQELDFLLDYDYFYKKRTHKHQYYSQDFNDAKGRRRSYHTTREELSPLWHDNIKILFVTDGTIRIHYYTPTFEGEVMGTEDVLVAPYTCDRTGAGDAIVAGIIAQWTTGTIPSFPTESATQELKEQVYVKSLW; translated from the exons ATGGCTAACTTCGCCTTGCAAGGTCCTGTCTTCACAAGCTGTTGCAACATCTCTCTGAAATCCAGTATCCTTGAATTTCCATTTCATTCATCAGCCTTTCCCAG GGCTAGTCCTAAATCTTCCTCATGTTTTGTTCCTCGTATTGTGCCCACCCTTATTAAAGAAGCACGGAAAGATTGCATGGTAAGAACATTGTCTCCAAGTGAAAATGTCACACCAAAAACAGCTATTCCAGCTGTTCAGGATCCTCTGCAAAaag GTAATGCTATTTCAAACTCAGAGATTGCAGATCCGTCAAGGACTGCAACGAGAAAGAAAGCTGGAGGGAGTACAACTTTGATGGAGGGTAGTGGGagcaatgtagaaataaagaataGAAGAAAGAAAACTCCTAGAAGGCAAGATAACAGTCTTGAAATTAAAGAAGATAATGAAGATGATAATGGTGATTTTGAATATGAGTGGCCACCTTTAGTATGCTGTTTTGGCCCTGCACAAAATGAGTTTGTTCCCATTGTCAGGGTATCGGAAAGACAAATGGACAAAGACATGTATTCCACATGGAAATCCCTGCAGTGGAATCCTCCAGAGTTTGCCAGGGCACCAGGAGGATCACCATTTAGCGTGGCTATTGCACTGGCCAGGTTGGGAGGTAGAGCAGCATTCATGGGTAAAGTAGGAGATGATCCTTTGGGTTATTGGATGGTTCAGACTATGAATAAGGAGAATGTCCAAACTCGTGGTGTTAAATTTGACCCTTATGCAGCAACAGCAGTTTCTTATATGAAATTAACTTGCTCAGATGGGAAATTTGGAATGGAGTGCATCAAACCATGTGCGCAAGATTGTCTCCATAGCTCTGAAATAAACATTGATATATTGAAAGAG GCTAGGATGTTTCATTTCAATTCCATGGCTCTTCTTGAACAACCTGCAAGTActctttctgcaattaaaatgtcAAGAGAGTTTGGAGGAGTTATTTTTTTTGATCCAAACCTACCTATGCCACTTTGGAGATCTCGTGATGAAACAAGAAGAATTATCCAGGAAGCATGGAATGAGTCCGATGTAATTGAGGTAACCATACAAGAGTTGGACTTCTTACTTGACTATGATTATTTTTACAAAAAGAGGACTCATAAGCACCAATACTATTCACAAGATTTCAATGACGCTAAGGGGAGGAGGAGGAGTTATCATACTACAAGAGAAGAACTTTCACCATTATGGCATGATAACATAAAGATTCTTTTTGTAACTGATGGTACCATTCGGATACACTACTACACACCAACATTTGAGGGTGAAGTGATGGGGACAGAGGATGTATTGGTCGCTCCATATACATGTGATAGGACTGGTGCGGGAGATGCTATTGTAGCAG gaaTTATTGCACAATGGACTACAGGTACTATCCCTAGTTTTCCAACCGAAAGTGCAACACAGGAGCTGAAGGAGCAGGTATATGTAAAATCTCTATGGTAG